In Sciurus carolinensis chromosome 17, mSciCar1.2, whole genome shotgun sequence, one genomic interval encodes:
- the LOC124968068 gene encoding LOW QUALITY PROTEIN: olfactory receptor 18-like (The sequence of the model RefSeq protein was modified relative to this genomic sequence to represent the inferred CDS: substituted 1 base at 1 genomic stop codon), translating to MPSDSFSSLLRIDASAVSVMSSAVLPPLGGGTGMEPTRRGAIELKGCRHRLITDEYITLDAQCTGLIVSQIGVSGHQSGLFCGSSWHFGFPVPHSEENQHREKHGIKDEAYSPLEIVMQLNHTNAWCSSDRESQNQTRASDFHLKGLSEDPQLQPILFGLFLFMYLVTILGNLLIILAVSSDFHLHTPMYFFLSNLSFADICFTSTTVPKMIVDIHTHSRVISYVGCLTQISVFSIFGNMDNMLLTIMAYDRFVAICHPLHYSTIMNPRLCVFLVWVSFVVGFXDSQLHNLIVLQSTHFKHMEISNFFCEPSQLLNLTCSKTFNSNIVMYFIGAIFGLFPILAILFSYYKIVSSILRVPFSGGKYKAFSTCGSHLSVVCLFYGTAIAVYLGSAFSSSPRKDVVASVMYTVVTPMLNPFIYSLRNRDIKSALWRLQSRTV from the exons ATGCCCAGTGACAGCTTCAGCTCCCTCCTCAGGATCGATGCCAGTGCAGTTTCAGTTATGAGTTCTGCAGTGCTGCCACCCCTGGGAGGAGGCACAGGCATGGAGCCAACTAGACGTGGAGCCATCGAGCTGAAGGGCTGCAGACACAGACTCATTACTGATGAATATATAACCCTGGATGCTCAATGCACAGGGCTGATTGTTAGCCAGATTG GTGTCTCAGGCCATCAGAGTGGGCTGTTCTGTGGCTCCTCCTGGCACTTTGGTTTTCCTGTTCCTCACTCTGAAGAGAATCAGCATAGAGAAAAGCATGGCATAAAGGATGAGGCCTACTCTCCCTTGGAGATTGTGATGCAGCTGAACCACACCAATGCTTG GTGTTCGAGTGATAGAGAATCACAGAACCAGACACGTGCCTCAGATTTTCATCTCAAGGGACTTTCAGAGGATCCACAActgcagcccatcctctttggGCTGTTCCTGTTCATGTACCTGGTAACCATCCTGGGGAACCtactcatcatcctggctgtcagctctgacttccacctccacacccccatgtacttcttcctctccaacctgtcctttgctGACATCTGCTTTACCTCCACCACGGTCCCCAAGATGATTGTGGACATCCACACTCACAGCAGAGTCATCTCCTATGTGGGCTGCCTGACACAGATatctgttttttccatttttggaaaTATGGATAACATGCTTCTGACTAtcatggcctatgaccggtttgtggccatctgtcaccccctgcattaCTCAACCATCATGAATCCTCGCCTCTGTGTCTTCTTAGTTTGGGTATCCTTTGTAGTTGGCTTTTAAGACTCCCAGCTACACAATTTAATTGTCCTACAATCTACTCATTTCAAGCACAtggaaatttctaattttttctgtgAACCATCTCAACTCCTTAATCTTACCTGTTCTAAAACCTTTAATAGTAACATAGTCATGTATTTTATTGGTGCCATCTTTGGTCTTTTCCCTATCCTTGCgattcttttctcttactataaaattgtttcttccaTTCTGAGAGTCCCATTCTCAGGAgggaagtacaaagccttctccacctgtgggtctcacctgtcagttgtttgcttattttatgggaCAGCCATTGCTGTGTACCTTGGTTCAGctttttcctcttcccccagGAAGGATGtggtggcctcagtgatgtatactgtggtcacccccatgctgaaccccttcatctacagcctgaggaacagggacattaaaagtGCCCTGTGGAGGCTGCAGAGCAGGACAGTCTAA